In Lactococcus garvieae subsp. garvieae, the following proteins share a genomic window:
- a CDS encoding nitroreductase family protein, which produces MSTRIVNNDFSEITFGRKSVRVYDETYKISHEEMLEMIQEATTAPSSVNMQPWRFVVVESDEEKEKLKPLIRFNTRQNETSSAMVLIFGDLLCYELGEEIYNQAVEEGKMPAEVRDQQLEAIIPYYQSFSKEEMNDVVKIDSSLAAMQFMLIARAHGYETNPIGGFEADQLVKAFDLDENRYVPVMILSVGKAKEVGYESVRLAAEKITEFK; this is translated from the coding sequence ATGTCAACTCGTATTGTAAATAATGATTTTTCAGAAATCACATTTGGAAGAAAATCCGTGCGTGTTTATGATGAAACTTATAAAATTTCACATGAAGAAATGCTTGAAATGATCCAAGAGGCAACAACAGCACCATCATCTGTAAATATGCAGCCTTGGCGTTTTGTCGTTGTTGAAAGTGATGAAGAAAAGGAAAAATTAAAACCTTTGATTCGTTTTAATACCCGTCAAAATGAAACTTCTTCGGCTATGGTTCTTATTTTTGGAGATCTTCTCTGTTATGAATTAGGGGAAGAAATTTATAACCAAGCGGTAGAAGAAGGCAAGATGCCTGCAGAAGTACGTGATCAACAGTTAGAAGCGATTATTCCTTACTACCAAAGTTTTAGTAAAGAAGAAATGAATGATGTTGTGAAAATTGATTCAAGCTTAGCTGCAATGCAATTTATGCTCATCGCACGTGCGCATGGTTACGAAACAAACCCTATCGGCGGATTTGAGGCAGACCAATTGGTAAAAGCTTTTGATTTGGACGAAAACCGTTACGTGCCAGTAATGATTTTATCTGTCGGTAAAGCCAAAGAAGTAGGCTATGAATCTGTAAGATTAGCGGCTGAAAAAATCACAGAATTTAAATAA
- a CDS encoding IS110 family transposase translates to MKCFVGLDVSSTKLDVCIMSNDTELGVLYAASLTNDMIGASEIKEQVLSLNEKYEFNRVVIGMEATSLYSFHPAMFFHEDSELKQLGVEVMVEQPAKIKKYREAFEENKNDTLDAFYIADYFRIERFTRSYLKEEKYLALQHLTRTRLQLVEQLVRTKQHFIENIYYKCNTLSAELKNEELSTSVWSATIMTLMTEDYTLDELANTPLEDFTELIQKLGRGRFKAPEKLAKAIKAAIKGSYRLSLVQQDSVNIVLSLLAREIRSLEKMIKEIDRAIEDMVEIIPEYQCLTSVPGIGKVFAAGIIAEIGQIERFKDHPQVAKYAGLNWKETQSGNTSSQNTSLAKRGNRYLRYYLVEAANSVRRHNVEYAEFYKKKKDEVPKHKHKRAVVLTARKLVRLVDVLLRNHQLYTPPRRFMEDN, encoded by the coding sequence ATGAAATGTTTTGTCGGTTTAGACGTCAGCTCTACCAAACTCGATGTGTGCATCATGTCAAATGACACGGAACTTGGAGTCTTGTACGCTGCTTCACTTACCAATGATATGATTGGTGCTTCTGAAATCAAAGAACAAGTACTCTCACTTAACGAAAAGTATGAATTTAATAGAGTCGTCATTGGCATGGAAGCCACATCCCTCTACAGTTTTCATCCTGCAATGTTCTTCCACGAAGACTCGGAGTTAAAGCAGCTCGGAGTCGAGGTCATGGTGGAACAACCAGCCAAAATAAAGAAATATCGTGAGGCATTCGAAGAAAACAAGAATGATACCCTTGATGCTTTCTACATCGCGGATTACTTCCGCATTGAACGCTTTACAAGATCTTATCTTAAAGAAGAAAAGTATCTGGCACTACAACATCTCACAAGAACTCGACTTCAGCTCGTGGAACAATTAGTACGTACAAAACAACACTTCATTGAAAACATCTACTACAAGTGCAATACGCTCTCTGCGGAATTAAAGAATGAAGAATTGAGTACCTCTGTTTGGTCTGCCACAATTATGACACTCATGACCGAAGATTACACGCTAGATGAACTCGCAAATACTCCTCTTGAAGATTTCACGGAACTCATCCAGAAACTCGGGCGAGGTCGCTTCAAAGCTCCTGAGAAACTTGCAAAAGCAATAAAAGCTGCCATAAAAGGAAGTTACCGCTTATCACTCGTCCAACAAGATTCTGTCAATATTGTACTCAGTCTCCTTGCTCGCGAAATACGGAGTTTAGAGAAGATGATTAAAGAAATTGATCGAGCCATTGAAGACATGGTAGAAATTATCCCTGAATACCAATGTTTGACCAGTGTACCTGGTATTGGAAAGGTATTCGCTGCAGGAATTATCGCTGAAATAGGACAGATTGAACGCTTTAAAGACCATCCTCAAGTCGCTAAATATGCTGGCTTGAATTGGAAAGAAACACAATCTGGCAATACCTCATCTCAAAATACTTCTCTTGCAAAACGAGGCAATCGTTATCTTCGCTATTACTTAGTTGAAGCCGCCAACTCTGTACGAAGACATAACGTGGAATACGCAGAGTTTTACAAGAAAAAGAAAGATGAAGTCCCCAAACATAAACACAAAAGAGCCGTCGTTTTAACCGCAAGAAAACTTGTGCGTCTGGTGGATGTGCTACTACGCAACCACCAACTCTATACGCCACCAAGGAGGTTTATGGAAGATAATTAG
- a CDS encoding GNAT family N-acetyltransferase, with product MKIEIRAFDPKDYQKAIQFAVKGMSFDRYSNNKTVINMYAKNFLYFELSKATQAIAAYVDNEMVGLLLAEIYGEPKLKQTFGQKAYLKIFNILRTFSKNSGLDTYEATNKELLRSYKSDASPEGEILYLAADPEKKIKGVGTALINELTAREAGKEIFLFTDTGCTYQFYEHKGFQRAGARDIQLDFGQNRIDLTAMLFSKKLAQQ from the coding sequence ATGAAAATTGAAATCAGAGCATTTGATCCAAAAGATTATCAAAAAGCGATCCAGTTTGCTGTCAAAGGAATGAGCTTTGACAGGTACAGTAATAATAAAACCGTCATCAATATGTATGCTAAAAATTTTCTATATTTTGAGCTTTCAAAGGCTACACAAGCCATTGCAGCTTATGTCGACAATGAAATGGTGGGCTTATTGCTCGCAGAAATATATGGTGAACCTAAACTGAAACAAACGTTTGGCCAAAAAGCATACCTGAAGATTTTTAACATTTTGCGAACCTTTTCTAAAAATAGTGGTTTAGACACGTATGAAGCTACGAATAAAGAATTATTACGGTCGTATAAAAGTGACGCATCACCTGAGGGAGAAATTTTGTATTTGGCTGCCGATCCCGAGAAAAAAATCAAGGGCGTAGGTACCGCTTTGATCAATGAGCTCACGGCGCGAGAAGCTGGGAAAGAAATATTCCTTTTCACAGACACAGGCTGTACTTATCAATTTTATGAACACAAAGGTTTTCAGAGGGCAGGAGCTCGAGATATCCAACTTGATTTTGGTCAAAACAGAATCGATTTAACTGCAATGCTTTTTAGTAAAAAATTAGCACAGCAATAA
- a CDS encoding GNAT family N-acetyltransferase, with protein sequence MNIRISPVTIQDINVLQDLSIETFSETFGQQNPPEDLELYLEKAFNPQQLTKEIMDSNTNFYFIFQEALLAGYIKLKNASLLEHPFLGEALEVERLYVRKGHQHLGLGKHLLDFASEEVQRTHKEYLWLSVWEHNPTAYGFYKSQGYVECGSRHFHLGTLAQTDLIMKKEIRNKSSGIKSNDKLLDSE encoded by the coding sequence GTGAACATTAGAATTTCCCCTGTCACTATACAGGATATAAATGTCTTACAAGACTTAAGTATCGAAACCTTTTCCGAAACTTTTGGACAACAAAATCCACCAGAAGATTTAGAGCTTTATTTAGAAAAAGCTTTTAATCCTCAACAATTGACTAAAGAAATCATGGACTCTAACACTAATTTCTACTTTATTTTTCAAGAGGCACTGCTTGCAGGTTATATCAAGTTGAAAAATGCAAGTCTTCTGGAACACCCGTTTTTAGGTGAGGCTCTTGAAGTGGAAAGACTCTATGTTAGAAAGGGTCACCAGCACTTAGGCTTAGGAAAACATTTATTAGATTTTGCTTCTGAAGAGGTACAGCGCACCCACAAGGAATATCTCTGGCTCAGTGTCTGGGAGCATAATCCTACTGCCTATGGATTTTATAAAAGTCAAGGATATGTAGAGTGTGGTTCACGTCACTTTCATTTAGGGACTTTGGCGCAAACAGATTTAATCATGAAAAAAGAAATAAGAAATAAGTCTAGTGGTATTAAGTCAAATGATAAGTTGCTAGATTCTGAGTAA
- a CDS encoding MarR family winged helix-turn-helix transcriptional regulator: MQNNILRDIGTIARALDSISNIEFKELKLAKGQYLYLSRIFENPGINQQQISELLCVDKSTASRAINQLVEKNLIEKVEDIGNKKNKLLYVTSHGKEVYPILNRELHYSTQVALSGLNALEITQIESLLERISQNIVDNWIDVKKGKKRIY; the protein is encoded by the coding sequence ATTCAAAATAATATTTTAAGAGATATTGGTACAATAGCGCGTGCCTTAGATTCTATCAGTAATATTGAATTCAAGGAGCTTAAACTTGCAAAAGGACAGTACCTCTACCTCAGTCGTATTTTTGAAAATCCTGGCATTAATCAGCAACAAATTTCTGAACTTTTATGTGTGGATAAGAGTACAGCAAGCCGTGCTATCAATCAATTGGTAGAAAAAAATCTTATAGAAAAAGTTGAAGATATCGGAAATAAAAAAAATAAACTACTCTACGTTACTTCTCACGGTAAAGAAGTTTACCCTATATTAAACAGAGAACTTCACTATTCTACTCAAGTTGCTTTATCCGGTCTTAATGCGCTTGAGATTACTCAAATAGAGAGTTTGCTCGAAAGAATCAGTCAAAACATCGTGGATAACTGGATTGATGTTAAAAAAGGAAAGAAACGAATCTACTAA
- a CDS encoding tryptophan transporter, with protein sequence MLCSSTNAIALTPIFIILGQILNIITPSIAGIIRPDFSLAFLFLCIMIKPTLKQVFLASGLVILTSMILGGNPIFQLPAAFDRTLSALACLLFYKLVLRISPKFFLAKIGVTYFLATLISGCVYVFAVYLLGTLLHISELMIVFKMGLPVLFITIFSTAFVNYFLGILLYKLVSTLSKGKYLFAVS encoded by the coding sequence TTGTTGTGTTCTTCAACTAATGCTATTGCACTAACTCCTATCTTCATTATCCTTGGTCAAATCTTGAATATTATCACTCCTAGTATCGCTGGAATTATTCGCCCGGACTTCTCCTTGGCCTTTTTATTCCTCTGTATAATGATTAAACCCACACTTAAGCAAGTTTTCTTAGCAAGTGGTCTCGTTATTCTTACTTCCATGATTCTTGGCGGTAATCCAATCTTTCAGCTTCCTGCTGCTTTTGACCGTACCTTGTCTGCCTTGGCATGTCTACTCTTCTATAAATTAGTCCTAAGAATCTCTCCCAAATTCTTTTTAGCTAAAATAGGTGTAACCTATTTCCTCGCCACATTGATAAGTGGTTGTGTGTATGTTTTTGCTGTATATCTTTTGGGAACTTTACTGCACATTTCGGAGCTGATGATTGTCTTTAAAATGGGCCTTCCTGTTCTTTTCATTACGATTTTTTCTACAGCATTCGTCAACTACTTCCTTGGAATTTTACTCTACAAACTTGTTTCAACACTTTCCAAAGGAAAATATCTTTTCGCTGTTTCTTAA
- a CDS encoding MarR family winged helix-turn-helix transcriptional regulator, protein MKHREIMTQFSTALGKLDMAYALVAQEYNLTFNGLMTLYIIDESDTVTQKEISEILFLPKSTVHSLLSKLQKQDILELTKGKNEKEKFVVFTANGRKVFEEIQEQTDIFESQVIEEFGLKNTQAFLEHTKTFTESLLEKARRVMEDKKDEN, encoded by the coding sequence ATGAAACATCGGGAAATAATGACACAATTTAGCACAGCGCTTGGCAAACTTGACATGGCTTACGCGCTTGTGGCGCAGGAGTATAATCTGACTTTTAATGGACTGATGACACTCTATATTATCGATGAAAGTGATACAGTCACCCAAAAAGAAATCAGTGAGATCTTATTTTTACCGAAATCAACAGTACATAGTCTACTTTCGAAGTTGCAAAAACAAGATATTCTGGAGCTTACTAAAGGCAAAAATGAAAAGGAAAAATTTGTTGTTTTTACTGCAAATGGAAGAAAAGTTTTTGAGGAGATTCAGGAGCAAACAGATATCTTTGAATCACAAGTTATAGAAGAATTCGGTTTGAAGAACACGCAAGCGTTTCTGGAGCATACGAAAACTTTTACCGAAAGCTTACTCGAAAAAGCCCGGAGAGTTATGGAGGATAAAAAAGATGAAAATTGA
- a CDS encoding MarR family winged helix-turn-helix transcriptional regulator encodes MNLRQMSQLFYKLKLANQEMTTKFEKETGFSITRYELMMFLKENGQCSQGQLQNELKIDSAAITRHLKLLEAKGYVTRERNKQNNREVFVKITDSSKEALERCERNYNDSSEKSLKLGLTAQEENLLLELLTKLLGHKGE; translated from the coding sequence ATGAACCTTAGACAAATGAGTCAGCTCTTTTACAAGCTAAAATTAGCAAATCAAGAGATGACAACGAAGTTTGAAAAAGAAACAGGCTTTAGTATTACCCGTTATGAACTGATGATGTTTTTGAAGGAAAATGGTCAATGTTCTCAAGGGCAATTACAGAATGAGTTAAAAATAGACAGCGCCGCTATTACAAGGCATCTAAAACTGCTTGAAGCAAAAGGTTATGTTACTCGTGAGAGAAATAAACAAAACAATCGCGAAGTTTTTGTTAAAATCACGGATAGCTCAAAAGAGGCTTTGGAACGTTGTGAAAGAAACTATAATGACTCTTCTGAGAAAAGTTTAAAGCTAGGACTCACAGCTCAAGAAGAAAATCTACTTCTTGAACTGCTCACAAAGTTACTGGGACATAAAGGAGAATAA
- a CDS encoding diaminopimelate decarboxylase, translating into MKVPFITKNQLDKITAEFPTPFHLYDEHGIREKVRALNTAFSWNKGFKEFFAVKATPTPAILKILQEEGCGSDCASYVELILANKCGFDNSEIMFSSNDTPAEEFLLAKKLGATINIDAYNHIEFLSTLAGFEFPETMSLRYNPGGVFTMGTKIMDNPEESKFGMTKAQLIQGIKDLQKLGVKKFGMHSFLASNTVTNEYYPKLAQQLFELALEIREKTGVSLDFINLSGGIGVNYRPDEAPNDIAVIGEGVHRVYDEVLTANGLGEVKIYTELGRFMLAPHGLLVTRVLHRKQTYRTYIGVDASAVNLMRPAFYDAYHHITVIGKKEDKVKEIVDVTGSLCENNDKFARQRELPVIDEGDLLVIHDTGAHGFSMGYQYNAKLRSAELLLQQDGSTRMIRRAERPEDYFATLDGFEFEILPEISW; encoded by the coding sequence ATGAAAGTACCATTTATTACTAAAAATCAATTAGATAAAATTACTGCAGAATTTCCGACACCATTTCATTTGTATGACGAGCACGGAATTCGTGAAAAAGTAAGAGCGCTAAACACAGCATTTTCTTGGAATAAAGGTTTCAAAGAATTCTTTGCGGTAAAAGCTACACCAACGCCTGCAATTTTGAAAATTTTGCAAGAAGAAGGCTGTGGATCTGATTGCGCGAGCTATGTTGAACTTATACTGGCAAATAAATGTGGTTTTGATAATTCTGAAATTATGTTTTCATCAAATGACACTCCAGCTGAAGAATTTTTATTAGCCAAAAAGCTAGGGGCTACGATTAATATTGATGCATACAACCATATTGAATTTTTATCCACATTGGCAGGATTTGAATTTCCCGAAACAATGAGCTTACGCTATAACCCTGGTGGAGTTTTTACAATGGGTACCAAAATTATGGATAATCCTGAAGAATCAAAATTTGGAATGACAAAAGCCCAACTGATTCAGGGAATTAAAGATTTGCAAAAGTTGGGTGTGAAGAAATTTGGAATGCATAGCTTTTTGGCTTCAAATACTGTGACAAATGAGTATTATCCAAAATTAGCACAGCAATTATTTGAATTAGCACTTGAAATTCGTGAAAAAACAGGCGTTTCTCTTGATTTTATAAATCTTTCTGGTGGTATCGGCGTTAATTATCGTCCAGATGAAGCTCCTAACGATATTGCTGTCATCGGCGAAGGAGTACATCGTGTTTATGATGAAGTTCTAACTGCCAATGGCCTAGGGGAAGTCAAAATTTATACGGAACTTGGACGCTTTATGTTGGCGCCTCATGGCTTACTGGTCACACGTGTCTTGCATAGAAAGCAAACCTATCGGACGTATATTGGTGTGGATGCGAGCGCAGTTAATCTGATGAGACCAGCATTTTATGATGCTTATCATCATATTACTGTTATAGGAAAGAAGGAAGATAAAGTGAAAGAAATTGTTGACGTGACTGGTTCATTATGTGAAAACAATGATAAATTTGCCAGGCAGCGCGAACTTCCTGTGATTGATGAGGGAGACCTATTAGTCATTCATGACACAGGTGCGCATGGTTTTTCGATGGGATATCAGTATAATGCAAAATTACGAAGTGCCGAATTATTGCTTCAGCAAGATGGGAGCACGCGTATGATTCGACGGGCAGAGCGACCTGAAGACTATTTTGCAACATTGGATGGCTTTGAGTTTGAAATCTTACCGGAAATTAGCTGGTGA
- the dapA gene encoding 4-hydroxy-tetrahydrodipicolinate synthase: MLKGSIVALITPFNDDNSINFEKLAELIEFQISYGSAAISILGTTGEAPTISFEEKKAIVEFVVKQVAGRVHINVGAGSNNTAQAVEFAQAFEKLGADSLLVITPYYNKTNETGMLKHFTKIAESVNIPIIMYNAPGRTGVNLSVEAVEVLAKHPNITGLKEASGDIAYVEKISRYLSNNFALYSGNDDMIVPCLSLGASGVISVWANFMPDVVKELIETFATNPAHSLSLQQKYLNLIDSLFIEANPIPVKFVMNQLGYNVGSVRLPLDEPSETAKIQLLKELEIL, from the coding sequence ATGCTTAAAGGTTCAATTGTGGCGCTCATCACGCCCTTTAATGATGATAATTCTATAAATTTTGAGAAATTAGCTGAGCTGATTGAATTTCAGATTAGCTATGGAAGTGCGGCTATTTCTATTTTAGGCACAACAGGAGAAGCACCGACGATTAGCTTTGAGGAGAAAAAAGCAATCGTTGAGTTTGTAGTTAAACAGGTTGCTGGACGTGTTCATATCAATGTTGGAGCAGGAAGTAATAACACAGCACAAGCAGTGGAATTTGCTCAAGCATTTGAAAAGTTAGGTGCGGATAGTTTGCTTGTGATTACCCCTTATTATAATAAAACCAATGAAACAGGAATGTTAAAGCATTTCACTAAGATTGCGGAGTCTGTCAATATTCCGATTATCATGTACAATGCACCAGGTAGAACAGGAGTGAATCTTTCTGTTGAAGCCGTAGAAGTATTGGCGAAACACCCGAATATTACAGGCTTAAAAGAAGCATCAGGCGATATTGCCTATGTGGAAAAAATTAGTCGCTATCTTTCTAATAATTTTGCATTATATAGTGGTAATGACGATATGATAGTTCCATGCCTGAGTTTAGGTGCTTCGGGTGTAATCAGTGTTTGGGCTAACTTCATGCCAGATGTAGTTAAGGAGTTAATCGAAACTTTTGCGACCAACCCAGCTCATTCTTTGAGTCTGCAACAAAAATATTTGAACTTGATTGACAGCTTATTTATAGAAGCAAATCCAATTCCTGTCAAATTTGTGATGAATCAACTCGGTTATAATGTCGGTTCTGTTCGGTTGCCACTTGACGAGCCATCCGAAACGGCAAAAATTCAACTTCTTAAAGAATTGGAGATTTTATAA
- a CDS encoding MepB family protein — MYNSLTYITSLLNDLGLSPSLPTKDNYNSEYEGFCFQAKGLSFRSRRAKKTPKKCGYFVAFWEKDTNNKNTPYSFETFPDKLVISIIDGALSGQFIIPKKVLREKKILKDEEITGKMALRFYPSWETSLNKTAQATQKWQCDYFIDTTDNFQNETLEQLYFSSSYTNNKKP, encoded by the coding sequence ATGTACAATTCACTGACCTATATAACGTCCCTCTTGAATGATTTAGGATTATCCCCGAGCCTGCCTACAAAGGATAATTATAATTCTGAATATGAAGGTTTTTGTTTTCAAGCCAAAGGCCTGTCTTTTCGAAGTCGCCGCGCTAAAAAAACGCCTAAAAAATGCGGTTATTTTGTAGCGTTCTGGGAAAAGGATACCAATAATAAAAACACTCCCTACAGCTTTGAAACTTTTCCTGATAAGCTTGTCATTTCAATCATTGACGGGGCCTTGAGTGGCCAGTTTATCATTCCTAAGAAGGTTCTTCGAGAAAAAAAGATTTTAAAAGACGAGGAAATTACTGGAAAAATGGCTTTGCGTTTTTATCCTTCATGGGAAACTTCGCTCAACAAAACCGCGCAGGCTACCCAAAAATGGCAATGCGATTATTTCATCGACACTACCGATAATTTCCAAAACGAAACATTAGAACAATTATATTTTTCTTCTTCATACACGAACAATAAAAAACCGTAG
- a CDS encoding NADPH:quinone reductase: MKAIEVSEFGNSNVLKYKELKDPVMKDDEIYVALKAAAVNPVETYVRQGTYAQLPSLPYIPGKDGAGIVKAVGKRVKNFKVGDRVFVTVDSDAQFGTYAQAITCKATEATLLPDSMTYSQGAAVGSSGLTALYALKQKAALKSGEYILVHGATGGVGTLVLQFAKLYGAKVIATAGSENGLEILKKLGADYVFNHHAEEYIKEIQDVTKNHGLDVIIEMLANVNLQKDLEVIGNNGRIVIIGNRGEVTINPRVLMMKGAHITGLMLANITPEEVEENTQLLLQGLSEGVKPVIDKVFPLEQAARAQDYIMENKGSMGKIILDTTAE, translated from the coding sequence ATGAAGGCAATAGAAGTATCTGAATTTGGTAACAGCAACGTTCTTAAGTATAAAGAGCTCAAAGATCCGGTCATGAAAGATGACGAGATTTATGTTGCCCTCAAAGCTGCAGCAGTCAACCCAGTTGAAACCTATGTGCGCCAAGGGACATATGCGCAACTGCCTTCGCTCCCTTATATCCCAGGAAAAGATGGAGCAGGGATTGTTAAAGCTGTAGGTAAACGAGTAAAAAACTTTAAGGTAGGTGATCGTGTCTTTGTGACGGTAGACAGTGATGCTCAGTTTGGAACATATGCGCAAGCAATAACGTGCAAGGCAACAGAAGCGACCTTACTTCCAGATAGTATGACTTACAGTCAAGGAGCAGCAGTAGGATCGAGCGGCTTAACCGCCCTTTATGCCCTTAAGCAAAAAGCTGCCCTCAAGTCTGGAGAATACATACTTGTACATGGTGCAACAGGAGGAGTAGGAACACTTGTACTTCAATTTGCAAAGCTATATGGTGCCAAGGTTATTGCGACAGCAGGGTCTGAAAATGGCCTTGAGATATTGAAAAAGCTTGGTGCAGACTACGTCTTTAATCATCATGCTGAAGAATATATCAAGGAGATACAAGATGTGACAAAAAACCATGGTCTTGATGTAATTATTGAAATGCTTGCAAATGTGAATTTGCAGAAAGACCTAGAGGTTATTGGCAACAATGGGCGCATTGTGATTATTGGTAACCGAGGTGAAGTAACAATTAATCCTCGTGTCTTGATGATGAAAGGCGCTCATATCACGGGATTGATGTTGGCAAATATCACGCCAGAAGAGGTGGAGGAAAATACGCAATTATTACTGCAAGGTTTAAGTGAAGGTGTGAAGCCTGTCATTGATAAAGTATTCCCGCTCGAACAAGCTGCGCGAGCACAAGATTATATCATGGAAAATAAAGGAAGTATGGGTAAAATCATTCTTGACACGACAGCGGAATAA
- a CDS encoding pyridoxal phosphate-dependent aminotransferase has translation MDLSNKFNTNLGKIEISKIREFDQEISKIPNVLKLTLGEPDFPTPEHIKKAAIDAIGADESHYTGMRGLIELRHAASQFVAEKYNLHYDAETEILTTVGVTEAIATCLLSIIEPGDKVLIPAPAYPGYVPVVSLAGGQLVEIDTTTDKFVLIPEKLEQVLNETENIKAIILNYPSNPTGITYTHAQLKTLAEIIKKHEIFVLSDEVYSEINYSQHVHTSISTFLRDQTFVLNGLSKSHAMTGWRMGLIFADKYLIDQLVKTHQYLVTSASTQSQWAAVEALSKGKNDAELMKAKYLKRRDYIIEKMTELGFEIIKPDGAFYIFAKIPAEYNSNSFEFLYDFAKKKHVAFIPGSAFGQYGEGYVRLSYAASMEVIKIAMERLKEYLSE, from the coding sequence ATGGATTTATCAAATAAATTTAACACTAATCTTGGAAAAATTGAAATTTCTAAAATTCGTGAATTTGATCAGGAAATCTCCAAAATACCGAATGTTTTGAAATTAACACTTGGTGAACCAGATTTTCCGACACCTGAACATATCAAAAAAGCTGCAATTGATGCTATTGGTGCCGATGAAAGTCATTATACTGGCATGCGTGGCCTGATTGAACTCCGCCATGCAGCCAGTCAATTTGTAGCTGAAAAATACAATTTACATTACGATGCTGAAACAGAAATTTTGACCACAGTTGGTGTCACAGAGGCGATTGCTACTTGTCTCCTTTCAATTATTGAACCTGGCGATAAAGTTCTAATTCCAGCACCTGCTTACCCAGGTTATGTGCCTGTAGTAAGCTTAGCTGGCGGTCAATTGGTCGAGATTGATACCACAACTGATAAATTTGTCTTAATTCCTGAAAAACTTGAGCAAGTATTGAACGAAACCGAGAATATCAAGGCTATCATCCTTAATTATCCTTCAAATCCAACGGGCATAACTTACACTCATGCCCAGCTTAAAACACTTGCTGAAATCATCAAAAAACATGAAATTTTTGTCCTTTCTGACGAAGTTTATTCTGAAATTAACTATAGCCAACATGTACATACTTCTATTTCGACCTTTTTACGTGATCAAACTTTTGTACTTAATGGCCTTTCAAAATCACATGCGATGACGGGTTGGCGAATGGGGCTGATTTTTGCAGATAAATACTTGATTGATCAGCTTGTAAAAACACACCAATATCTGGTTACTTCTGCCTCCACACAATCGCAATGGGCAGCAGTTGAAGCTCTGAGTAAAGGGAAAAATGATGCTGAGCTAATGAAAGCCAAATACCTCAAACGCCGGGATTACATTATTGAGAAAATGACTGAACTTGGCTTTGAAATTATCAAGCCAGACGGAGCTTTCTATATTTTTGCCAAAATTCCAGCAGAATATAACAGCAATTCTTTTGAATTTTTATATGATTTTGCAAAGAAAAAACATGTAGCATTTATTCCAGGCTCAGCCTTTGGTCAATATGGTGAAGGTTATGTCCGTTTGTCCTATGCAGCTTCAATGGAAGTGATTAAGATTGCTATGGAGAGATTGAAAGAATATCTTTCGGAATAA